A portion of the Magnolia sinica isolate HGM2019 chromosome 17, MsV1, whole genome shotgun sequence genome contains these proteins:
- the LOC131231881 gene encoding tubby-like F-box protein 3, translating into MSFKSIIQDMKGEIGSISRKGFDVKIGYGLRSRSHRVVQDVPVPLIDALKQSCWANMPPELLRDVLMRLEAAESSWPLRKHVVACAGVCRSWREITKEIVKTPELSGKLTFPISLKQPGPRDSLLQCFIKRNRSTQTYHLYLGLTQALTDNGKFLLAARKCRRPTCTDYIISVDAEDMSKGSGTYIGKLRSNFLGTKFTAYDAQPPHAGAMVAKSRSTRLVGLKQVSPRVPAGNYPVAHIAYELNVLGSRGPRRMQCVMDSIPASAIEPGGVAPTPTEFPVGSVDSFPSIPFFRSKSSARSESYSSGPLTSPKDGVLVLKNKAPRWHEQLQCWCLNFRGRVTVASVKNFQLVASPENGQASQEHEKVLLQFGKVGKDLFTMDYRYPISAFQAFAICLSSFDTKIACE; encoded by the exons ATGTCTTTCAAGAGTATTATCCAAGACATGAAAGGTGAGATTGGTAGCATTTCGAGGAAAGGATTTGATGTGAAGATCGGGTATGGATTGAGGTCAAGGTCGCATAGAGTAGTTCAAGATGTTCCTGTACCGCTGATTGATGCTTTGAAGCAGAGTTGTTGGGCAAACATGCCTCCGGAGCTCCTCAGGGATGTGTTGATGAGGTTAGAAGCTGCGGAGAGCTCATGGCCATTAAGGAAGCATGTGGTTGCTTGCGCGGGGGTCTGCAGGAGTTGGAGGGAAATCACAAAAGAGATTGTGAAGACCCCTGAATTGTCGGGGAAGTTGACGTTTCCAATCTCATTGAAGCag CCTGGTCCAAGGGATTCCCTTCTTCAGTGTTTCATAAAACGAAATAGAAGTACGCAAACTTATCATCTGTACCTCGGTTTGACTCAAG CACTGACTGATAATGGCAAGTTCCTCCTTGCTGCACGCAAATGTCGGCGTCCCACATGCACAGACTACATCATTTCTGTTGATGCTGAGGACATGTCTAAAGGAAGTGGTACCTACATTGGAAAGCTAAG ATCGAACTTTCTGGGGACCAAATTCACTGCATATGATGCTCAGCCTCCTCATGCTGGAGCGATGGTTGCAAAAAGTCGTTCAACTCGCCTAGTGGGTTTGAAGCAAGTCTCCCCTAGAGTCCCTGCTGGCAACTACCCAGTTGCACACATTGCCTATGAGTTGAATGTTTTGGGTTCCAG AGGTCCAAGGAGAATGCAGTGTGTTATGGATTCCATCCCTGCCTCTGCAATTGAACCAGGAGGTGTGGCCCCTACTCCAACAGAGTTTCCTGTTGGGAGTGTTGATTCCTTCCCGTCAATCCCATTCTTCCGGTCCAAGTCATCAGCCCGTTCAGAGAGCTACTCGTCAGGGCCTTTGACCAGCCCGAAAGATGGGGTGTTGGTCTTGAAGAATAAGGCTCCGAGGTGGCATGAGCAGCTACAGTGCTGGTGTTTGAATTTTCGAGGAAGGGTGACAGTTGCTTCCGTCAAGAATTTCCAGCTGGTGGCTTCACCAGAAAATGGGCAGGCAAGCCAGGAGCATGAAAAGGTCCTGCTCCAGTTTGGAAAAGTCGGAAAGGACTTGTTCACCATGGATTATCGGTACCCAATCTCCGCTTTTCAGGCATTCGCCATCTGCCTCAGCAGCTTCGACACCAAGATTGCTTGCGAATGA